Proteins encoded within one genomic window of Hermetia illucens chromosome 2, iHerIll2.2.curated.20191125, whole genome shotgun sequence:
- the LOC119649851 gene encoding ctenidin-1-like: MKFLASLIVILAVLVVALAAPQFGGQIGGFGAGGFGGGGFGPGGGFRPGGVAEFQESSSSVNVERETFDQGGFEISDSSVTSSSVSESFRD, from the exons ATGAAATTCCTAGCTTCTCTCATTGTCATCCTCGCCGTTCTTGTTGTGGCCCTTGCTGCTCCTCAATTCGGAGGGCAAATTGGCGGTTTCGGAGCAGGTGGTTTTGGCGGTGGTGGTTTTGGTCCAGGTGGTGGTTTCCGTCCGGGTGGTGTTGCTG AATTccaagaatcatcatcatcagtaaATGTTGAAAGAGAAACCTTCGATCAAGGCGGTTTCGAGATCTCAGATTCATCTGTCACTTCTTCATCTGTCTCAGAATCATTCCGTGATTAA